A stretch of Electrophorus electricus isolate fEleEle1 chromosome 3, fEleEle1.pri, whole genome shotgun sequence DNA encodes these proteins:
- the nmu gene encoding neuromedin-U isoform X1, with the protein MKTSQDGTCATTAFPSAMNPFSLATLTLAVLVISAVPLCRSAPVFLNPTTVDHDQLLNQIDNACMPHLSAERPLRTPDLLREFCGLMLEMLRKAQELSARETSKRFLFHYTKPNSAAFSDDTSTVFHPLLQLMPQLHSRRRRKTDPLEAPQSPRAIQSRGYFIYRPRNGRRSSEYV; encoded by the exons ATGAAGACCAGCCAAGACGGAACCTGCGCGACCACTGCGTTCCCCAGCGCGATGAATCCGTTCAGCCTCGCGACCCTCACGCTCGCAGTTCTCGTGATCTCGGCGGTACCACTCTGCAGAA gtgcTCCAGTGTTCCTGAATCCAACCACAGTAGATCATGACCAGTTGCTAAACCAA ATAGATAATGCGTGCATGCCTCACCTCTCTGCGGAAAGACCCCTCAGA ACCCCAGACTTACTGCGGGAGTTCTGTGGCTTGATGCTGGAGATGTTGCGGAAGGCTCAG gagCTGTCAGCTCGAGAGACCAGTAAAAGG tttttgtttcattacaCTAAGCCAAACAGTGCTGCATTCTCGGATGATACG tccaCGGTGTTCCACCCTCTACTGCAGCTCATGCCCCAGCTCCACAGCCGACGACGCAGAAAAACAGATCCGCTT GAGGCGCCACAGAGCCCAAGAGCTATTCAGAGTAGGGGATACTTCATATATCGG CCACGAAATGGAAGACGGTCATCAGAATATGtataa
- the nmu gene encoding neuromedin-U isoform X3, translating to MKTSQDGTCATTAFPSAMNPFSLATLTLAVLVISAVPLCRSAPVFLNPTTVDHDQLLNQIDNACMPHLSAERPLRTPDLLREFCGLMLEMLRKAQELSARETSKRFLFHYTKPNSAAFSDDTEAPQSPRAIQSRGYFIYRPRNGRRSSEYV from the exons ATGAAGACCAGCCAAGACGGAACCTGCGCGACCACTGCGTTCCCCAGCGCGATGAATCCGTTCAGCCTCGCGACCCTCACGCTCGCAGTTCTCGTGATCTCGGCGGTACCACTCTGCAGAA gtgcTCCAGTGTTCCTGAATCCAACCACAGTAGATCATGACCAGTTGCTAAACCAA ATAGATAATGCGTGCATGCCTCACCTCTCTGCGGAAAGACCCCTCAGA ACCCCAGACTTACTGCGGGAGTTCTGTGGCTTGATGCTGGAGATGTTGCGGAAGGCTCAG gagCTGTCAGCTCGAGAGACCAGTAAAAGG tttttgtttcattacaCTAAGCCAAACAGTGCTGCATTCTCGGATGATACG GAGGCGCCACAGAGCCCAAGAGCTATTCAGAGTAGGGGATACTTCATATATCGG CCACGAAATGGAAGACGGTCATCAGAATATGtataa
- the nmu gene encoding neuromedin-U isoform X2: MKTSQDGTCATTAFPSAMNPFSLATLTLAVLVISAVPLCRSAPVFLNPTTVDHDQLLNQIDNACMPHLSAERPLRTPDLLREFCGLMLEMLRKAQELSARETSKRPNSAAFSDDTSTVFHPLLQLMPQLHSRRRRKTDPLEAPQSPRAIQSRGYFIYRPRNGRRSSEYV; the protein is encoded by the exons ATGAAGACCAGCCAAGACGGAACCTGCGCGACCACTGCGTTCCCCAGCGCGATGAATCCGTTCAGCCTCGCGACCCTCACGCTCGCAGTTCTCGTGATCTCGGCGGTACCACTCTGCAGAA gtgcTCCAGTGTTCCTGAATCCAACCACAGTAGATCATGACCAGTTGCTAAACCAA ATAGATAATGCGTGCATGCCTCACCTCTCTGCGGAAAGACCCCTCAGA ACCCCAGACTTACTGCGGGAGTTCTGTGGCTTGATGCTGGAGATGTTGCGGAAGGCTCAG gagCTGTCAGCTCGAGAGACCAGTAAAAGG CCAAACAGTGCTGCATTCTCGGATGATACG tccaCGGTGTTCCACCCTCTACTGCAGCTCATGCCCCAGCTCCACAGCCGACGACGCAGAAAAACAGATCCGCTT GAGGCGCCACAGAGCCCAAGAGCTATTCAGAGTAGGGGATACTTCATATATCGG CCACGAAATGGAAGACGGTCATCAGAATATGtataa
- the nmu gene encoding neuromedin-U isoform X4: protein MKTSQDGTCATTAFPSAMNPFSLATLTLAVLVISAVPLCRSAPVFLNPTTVDHDQLLNQIDNACMPHLSAERPLRTPDLLREFCGLMLEMLRKAQELSARETSKRPNSAAFSDDTEAPQSPRAIQSRGYFIYRPRNGRRSSEYV from the exons ATGAAGACCAGCCAAGACGGAACCTGCGCGACCACTGCGTTCCCCAGCGCGATGAATCCGTTCAGCCTCGCGACCCTCACGCTCGCAGTTCTCGTGATCTCGGCGGTACCACTCTGCAGAA gtgcTCCAGTGTTCCTGAATCCAACCACAGTAGATCATGACCAGTTGCTAAACCAA ATAGATAATGCGTGCATGCCTCACCTCTCTGCGGAAAGACCCCTCAGA ACCCCAGACTTACTGCGGGAGTTCTGTGGCTTGATGCTGGAGATGTTGCGGAAGGCTCAG gagCTGTCAGCTCGAGAGACCAGTAAAAGG CCAAACAGTGCTGCATTCTCGGATGATACG GAGGCGCCACAGAGCCCAAGAGCTATTCAGAGTAGGGGATACTTCATATATCGG CCACGAAATGGAAGACGGTCATCAGAATATGtataa